The Pelomicrobium methylotrophicum genome window below encodes:
- a CDS encoding ABC transporter substrate-binding protein produces MRNSLSRKVAGFACAALAAFAALAVRAEQISVTHWGVLMYGAPYAVAMEKGYFKEAGLNIDGILTSKGGGTTMRNVLAGGIPYGEVALPAALAAIKQGIDVRIIHAGVRTAGEILWVTLPDSPVKSLKDLQGRKMGITSPKSVTEMLAIMSLQAQGIPLDKVSLVAVGGIGSGLTALQQGGIAAAPIMDPIWTKEKAKYRPVFHVKDVLPPITQTVGVTTAEFAKGNGQKLKAIVAGRRKGVDFIYANPNEAAAIVAKAYNMDLKVVEESIANLVALKYWSPGEFELESMNNMVKGLQIMGEWSGPVEWDKLIDPSFLK; encoded by the coding sequence ATGAGGAATTCGTTATCGCGGAAGGTCGCGGGGTTTGCCTGCGCCGCGCTGGCGGCGTTTGCGGCGCTGGCGGTTCGGGCCGAGCAGATTTCGGTCACCCACTGGGGCGTGCTGATGTACGGCGCGCCGTATGCGGTGGCGATGGAGAAGGGCTACTTCAAGGAAGCGGGGCTGAACATCGACGGCATCCTCACCTCCAAGGGCGGCGGCACGACGATGCGCAACGTCCTGGCGGGCGGCATCCCCTACGGTGAGGTAGCGCTGCCGGCGGCGCTGGCAGCCATCAAGCAGGGCATCGATGTGCGCATCATCCACGCGGGCGTGCGCACTGCCGGGGAGATCCTCTGGGTCACCCTGCCGGACTCGCCGGTGAAGTCCCTCAAGGATCTGCAAGGCAGGAAGATGGGCATTACGAGCCCTAAGTCGGTGACCGAGATGCTCGCCATCATGTCGCTCCAGGCCCAGGGAATCCCGCTCGACAAGGTGAGCCTGGTGGCCGTGGGCGGCATCGGCTCGGGCCTCACCGCCCTGCAACAGGGAGGCATCGCCGCGGCGCCCATCATGGATCCGATCTGGACCAAAGAAAAAGCAAAATACCGCCCCGTGTTCCACGTCAAGGACGTGCTGCCGCCCATCACCCAGACCGTCGGGGTCACCACCGCGGAATTCGCTAAAGGCAACGGGCAAAAGCTCAAGGCCATCGTCGCCGGGCGCCGCAAGGGGGTAGACTTCATCTACGCCAATCCCAACGAAGCGGCGGCCATCGTAGCGAAGGCCTACAACATGGATCTTAAGGTGGTGGAGGAGAGCATTGCCAACCTGGTTGCCCTCAAATACTGGAGCCCGGGCGAGTTCGAGCTGGAGAGCATGAACAACATGGTGAAGGGCCTGCAGATCATGGGCGAGTGGAGCGGCCCAGTGGAGTGGGACAAGCTGATCGATCCGAGCTTCCTGAAGTGA